From Variovorax sp. PMC12, the proteins below share one genomic window:
- a CDS encoding acyl-CoA dehydrogenase family protein has protein sequence MNFELSEEQNAFAQTARDFAQAEFAPHAARWDAEAIFPKEAIAKAGELGFCGLYAPERIGGLGLPRLDAALVFEEMAAVDPSTTAFITIHNMATWMLGTWATDEVAKHWGEELTSGRKLASYCLTEPGAGSDAGSLKTRAELQGAEYVINGGKAFISGAGSTDLLVLMARTGGAGASGVSAFAVPADAPGISYGKKEHKMGWNSQPTRTISFDNVRIPAQNLLGKEGEGFRIAMKGLDGGRINIATCSVGAAQGALDAARRYLHERQQFGKPLASFQALQFKLADMATELVAARQMVRLAASKLDAGHADASTYCAMAKRFATDAGFNVCNDALQLHGGYGYLSEFPLERLVRDARVHQILEGTNEIMRVIVARKLLEGDSDIR, from the coding sequence ATGAATTTCGAACTGTCCGAAGAACAGAACGCCTTTGCGCAGACCGCGCGCGACTTTGCACAGGCCGAGTTCGCGCCGCATGCGGCGCGGTGGGACGCGGAAGCCATCTTTCCGAAGGAGGCCATCGCCAAGGCTGGCGAACTGGGCTTCTGCGGGCTGTATGCGCCCGAGCGCATCGGCGGCCTCGGCCTGCCGCGGCTCGATGCGGCGCTGGTGTTCGAGGAGATGGCCGCGGTCGACCCGTCGACCACGGCTTTCATCACCATCCACAACATGGCGACGTGGATGCTCGGCACATGGGCTACCGACGAGGTCGCGAAGCACTGGGGCGAAGAGCTGACCAGCGGGCGCAAGCTGGCTTCCTACTGCCTCACCGAGCCGGGCGCCGGGTCGGATGCGGGGTCGCTCAAGACGCGCGCGGAACTGCAGGGCGCCGAATACGTCATCAACGGCGGCAAGGCCTTCATCTCCGGCGCGGGGTCGACCGACTTGCTGGTGCTGATGGCGCGCACGGGCGGCGCGGGCGCGAGCGGCGTCTCGGCCTTTGCGGTGCCGGCCGATGCGCCCGGCATCAGCTACGGCAAGAAGGAGCACAAGATGGGCTGGAACAGCCAGCCCACGCGCACCATCAGTTTCGACAACGTGCGCATCCCGGCGCAGAACCTGCTGGGCAAGGAAGGCGAGGGCTTTCGCATTGCCATGAAGGGGCTGGACGGCGGGCGCATCAACATCGCAACTTGCTCGGTGGGGGCGGCGCAGGGGGCGCTCGACGCGGCGCGGCGCTATCTGCATGAGCGCCAGCAGTTCGGCAAGCCGCTCGCGAGCTTCCAGGCGCTGCAGTTCAAGCTCGCCGACATGGCGACGGAACTGGTCGCGGCGCGGCAGATGGTTCGGCTGGCGGCATCGAAGCTCGACGCGGGCCATGCCGACGCGAGCACCTATTGCGCGATGGCGAAGCGCTTTGCGACAGATGCCGGGTTCAACGTCTGCAACGACGCGCTGCAACTGCACGGCGGCTACGGCTACCTGAGCGAGTTTCCGCTCGAGCGCCTGGTGCGCGACGCGCGCGTGCACCAGATCCTCGAAGGCACCAACGAGATCATGCGCGTGATCGTTGCGCGAAAATTGCTGGAGGGCGACAGCGATATCCGCTGA
- a CDS encoding enoyl-CoA hydratase/isomerase family protein has protein sequence MTDNVVLFDEIKTAGGQRFAVATLNAPASLNALSVDMVRLLTPKLREWARDDGIVGVLLQAAGEKAFCAGGDLRQLYQTLLDCGPARNTYAEDFFREEYELDYLIHTFPKPFLCWGHGIVMGGGVGLLAGASHRVMTLQSRIAMPEINIGLYPDVGGSWFLRRTPGRTGLFLALTAANINAADTIFCGLADVLVPQERKGDVIEAIASTRWAGEGKADRATLSRILARAGEGAEMPASKVREHYDTINALMAGEDLLDIAKRLRDLQSDDAWLQTAAKTFAKGAPSSAALSFELWQRVPRMSLAEVFRLEYWASLGFCAQKDFAEGIRAVLVDKDRNPRWSPATLEEITPAFVEDHLRPRGEMPAELASLV, from the coding sequence ATGACCGACAACGTAGTTCTCTTCGACGAAATCAAGACCGCCGGCGGCCAGCGCTTTGCCGTGGCCACGCTCAATGCGCCGGCGTCGCTCAATGCGCTGTCCGTGGACATGGTGCGCCTGCTGACGCCCAAGCTGCGCGAATGGGCGCGGGATGACGGCATCGTCGGCGTGCTGCTTCAGGCTGCTGGCGAAAAGGCGTTCTGCGCCGGCGGCGACCTGCGCCAGCTCTACCAGACGCTGCTGGACTGCGGCCCCGCGCGCAACACCTATGCCGAAGACTTCTTCCGTGAAGAGTACGAGCTCGATTACCTGATCCACACATTCCCCAAGCCCTTCCTGTGCTGGGGCCACGGCATCGTGATGGGCGGCGGCGTGGGCTTGCTGGCCGGCGCGTCGCACCGTGTGATGACGCTGCAAAGCCGCATCGCCATGCCCGAGATCAACATCGGCCTGTATCCCGACGTGGGCGGCAGCTGGTTCCTGCGCCGCACGCCGGGACGCACGGGGCTCTTCCTGGCGCTCACGGCCGCGAACATCAACGCAGCAGACACCATCTTCTGCGGGCTGGCCGACGTGCTGGTGCCGCAGGAGCGCAAGGGCGACGTGATCGAGGCCATCGCTTCCACCCGGTGGGCTGGCGAGGGCAAGGCCGATCGCGCAACGCTGTCGCGCATTCTTGCCAGGGCGGGCGAGGGCGCGGAGATGCCGGCGTCGAAGGTGCGCGAGCACTACGACACCATCAATGCGCTGATGGCGGGTGAAGACCTGCTTGACATCGCCAAGCGCCTGCGCGATCTGCAGAGCGACGACGCCTGGCTGCAGACCGCTGCGAAAACCTTTGCCAAGGGCGCGCCAAGCTCCGCGGCCCTGAGCTTCGAATTGTGGCAGCGCGTGCCGCGCATGTCGCTGGCCGAGGTGTTCCGGCTCGAATACTGGGCGTCGCTGGGTTTCTGCGCTCAAAAGGACTTTGCGGAAGGTATCCGGGCCGTGCTGGTCGACAAGGACCGCAATCCGCGCTGGAGCCCGGCCACGCTCGAAGAAATCACGCCTGCCTTCGTCGAAGACCATCTGCGCCCGCGCGGCGAGATGCCGGCCGAGCTGGCATCGCTGGTCTGA
- the mmsB gene encoding 3-hydroxyisobutyrate dehydrogenase has product MKIAFIGLGNMGGPMAMNLLKAGHTLSAFDLSAEACKKFGAEGLPIASSAAETVADAEVVISMLPASAHVEGLFLGGAGKPGLLESIKAGTLVIDSSTIAAATSRKVAEAAAAKGVAMIDAPVSGGTGGAIAGTLTFMVGGETKDLERARPVLEKMGANIFHAGAAGAGQTAKICNNMLLGILMIGTSEALALGVANGLDPKVLSEIMRRSSGGNWALEKYNPMPGVMETSPASKNYAGGFGTDLMLKDLGLAQENAAAVRASTPLGGLARSVYAAHSLAGHGALDFSSVLKLFQKS; this is encoded by the coding sequence ATGAAGATCGCTTTCATCGGACTCGGCAACATGGGCGGCCCGATGGCCATGAACCTGCTCAAGGCCGGCCATACGCTCAGCGCTTTCGATCTCTCGGCCGAAGCCTGCAAGAAGTTCGGCGCTGAAGGGTTGCCGATTGCCTCTTCGGCAGCCGAGACGGTGGCCGACGCGGAGGTCGTCATCAGCATGCTGCCGGCGAGCGCGCATGTCGAAGGCTTGTTCCTTGGCGGGGCGGGCAAGCCTGGGCTGCTCGAGAGCATCAAGGCCGGTACGCTGGTGATCGACAGCAGCACCATTGCCGCCGCGACATCGCGCAAGGTGGCTGAAGCTGCGGCAGCCAAGGGCGTAGCGATGATCGACGCACCTGTGTCGGGTGGCACGGGCGGTGCGATTGCCGGGACGCTGACCTTCATGGTCGGCGGCGAGACCAAGGACCTGGAGCGTGCGCGCCCGGTGCTCGAGAAGATGGGGGCGAACATCTTTCATGCCGGCGCTGCCGGTGCAGGGCAGACCGCCAAGATCTGCAACAACATGCTGCTTGGCATCTTGATGATCGGCACATCGGAAGCCCTTGCGCTCGGCGTTGCCAACGGGCTTGATCCGAAAGTGCTGTCCGAGATCATGCGCCGCAGCTCCGGCGGCAATTGGGCGCTCGAGAAGTACAACCCCATGCCGGGTGTGATGGAGACGTCGCCTGCTTCGAAGAACTACGCAGGTGGCTTCGGGACCGATCTGATGCTAAAGGATCTGGGGCTGGCCCAAGAGAACGCAGCTGCGGTGCGCGCCTCTACGCCGCTGGGTGGCCTGGCGCGCAGCGTGTATGCGGCGCATAGCCTGGCAGGGCACGGAGCACTGGATTTTTCGAGCGTGCTCAAGTTGTTTCAGAAATCCTGA